The Sphingopyxis fribergensis DNA segment CCTGCCGCTGCCCAAGAAACGCGAGGCCGTGAGCCCGTCGGGCTTCACGCGCCGCTACGGCAATACGATCCGCGCGCGCATCGGCGTGGTTGGGCGCGACGGGCTGGATGCGTGTGTGTATAAATAGGGTCGATACGTCGGCTTTGGGGTGGTGAGCGGACGTAGCCCTCTCCCGTTCAGGGGAGAGGGTTGGGAGAGGGGGCGGAAGCAGTTCAAGCCCCTCTCAACTGCGGCTAGCCGGTAAAACCGGCAAGCCTTCTTATCTCTCCCCTGAAGGGGAGAGAGCAAATCCTTCAACGGCAACTATCGGTCGCTAGCAGCCGTCAGCGCAAAACCGCTAAGCCGGCTTCCAGCTCTTGCGTTCTTCGGCCTGCTTCAGCACCTCGAACGCCGCCTGCCCTGCGGCAAAGCGCTTCGCCGCGTCGGCATCGCCGGGTTTCACGTCGGGGTGGGTTTCCTTGGCGAGATTGCGCCACGCCTTTTTCGTCGCCTCGAAATCGGCGTCGGGTTCGAGGTCGAGAATTTCGAGCGCGCGCATTTCGTCGGCGCTGCGGGTGCCGTCGCCCGATCCGCCCCACGCGTAATGCTGCGCCTTTGCATAGGCTCCGGCGTCGCGCGTTTCATCGGCCGCCCGCGCCGCCGCATCTTCGGCGCTCAATCCTTCGAAATAATCCCAGCCGCGGTTATATTCGGCGGCGTGGGTTTCGCAGAAATACCAGCGCTCGGGGCTGTTCGGCGATTTCGGCGCGGGGCAATTGCCGGGGTTGGTGCAGCCGTGGCGATCGCAAAGGCGCACCTTCTGCGCCTCGGTGCTCGATCCATAGGGGCGCCAGCGGGGAAAACCCCAGTCATCGGTTCTTTTGGCGCGGCTCATCATTCGCATGTAGCGGCTGGGGCGCCCGATTGCTAGCCAAGGAGGCCGAAAAACCTAGTCTTTGGGCTTGTAGCCGAAGGCCTTGCTCGCGAGTTTGACGACCGCGGGGTCCAGATCGGGCGGCGTCATTGGCACAGCGGCTTCGAGCGTTTCGATAATATGCGTCAGTGCAGCGATGCGCGCCGCCTTCTTGTTGTTGCCGTCGATCACTTTCCACGGCGCCCAGCGTGTATTCGTCTGCGCGAACATCTCGTCCATCGCGGCCAGATAATCCTTGCGCTTCGCCCGGTTGCGATAATCTTCGGTGCCGGTTTTCCAGCGCTTCCACGGATTGTCGAGCCGGTCGGCAAACCGCTTGTCCTGTTCGTCCTGCGTCACATGGATGAAGAGTTTGACGAGGTTGGTGCGATTGCCGGTCAGCTGCGCCTCAAACTCGTTGATTTCATCATAGCCCTTGCGCCACTCGGCCTCGGTGGCGAAGCCTTCGACGCGCTCGACCAGTACGCGGCCGTACCAGCTGCGGTCGAAGATCGATATTTCGCGGTTGCCGGGCAGGCGCTTCCAGAAACGCCACAGGAAATGCCGCGCCTTTTCCTCGTCGCTCGGCGCGCTGATCGGCCATACTTCGAAATAGCGCGGGTCGAGCGACGCGGTCAGCCGCTGGATGATCCCGCCCTTCCCCGCCGCGTCCCAGCCTTCGAACATGATGATGCTGCGCTGCCCGCGGGTGATGTGCGCGGCCTGCAGCCGTTCGAGCCGATCCTCGAGCGCCGCAATGGCGTCGGAATAGTCGCCGTCATATTTGGCGCCGGCTTCATAGTCGGAAAGGGAGATGCTCATCGGGTTATCCTAGCCAAGAGAAAGCGTCCTACCAAGCGGACGATGCGGCGATGTCATTTTCTGGCACAGGGTGCGCCGGCTTTCTTATCGGCGGAATCAAAGATGCTCGGCGAGCAGCGCGGCGACGCGCGCTGGCGCCTCCATCGGTATAAAATGGCTTTGGTCGGCCCATAGTTCGTCGCGCTCCGCGCCGATCGCCATACCGAGGCCGGTCCAGGTCGGACTCAGCGAAAAATCGAGCGGCCCGCCACGTTCGCCGGTCGGTGCGCGGATCACCGTGGAGGGAACCGTGAGATAGTGAAGCCATTCATGCGGGTTGGTACGCAGCGCATTTTGATAGACCGACGCCTCAAGCGCCGGAGGACAGGCGAGCTCCAGTCCCTCGCCGTCCGCAGCGGGGACAAGGCCATGGGTGCAGTAATCGGCAAGGACGCGCGGATCCCAGTTCGCATAGGGCGGCCGTTCGGCAAAACGGGCACGCATCTCCTCTACGCTCGACCAGCCATTGCGACGGCGCGCGACAGGATGCTCGGCTGGATCGGGGATCGGCCTGGCCGCCTCTTCCTCGTAAAAAGCGGGGTCCATGATCACCGGATCGATCAGGACAAGATGGGCGAAGGCGGCCGGGCGCTGTGATGCGAGTCGCGTCAGGATATAGGCGCCCATGCTGTGCCCGCAGCCGACAAGCGGATGGCCGCCGAGCCCGTCGAGCAGCGGCAGCAGCACGTCGGCGGTCGCCGCCCAGTTGGCGAGTGTCGCCGGGCGGAAACTGCGGCCATGGCCGCGATGGTCGGGCGCGATGATATGCGTATCGGCAGGCAGCGCCGCAACGACCTGATCCCACAGGCGCGCGTGAAATCCCGTCGCATGCAGCAGGAGCAGCGAAGCCCCCTCGCCCCGCTCACCCCATTCGAACCAGCAGATATCGCCCTCCGGCGTTCCCAGCCGGTGCTCCCGGGGTTCGCTCACGCCTTAGCTCTTTGGGCCGTCGACGATGCGGATGCCGAGTTCCTTGAGCTGTTTTTCGCTGACCGGCGCTGGCGCGTTCATCATCAGATCCTCGGCCTTCTGGGTCATCGGGAAGACGATGACTTCGCGAATGTTCGGCTCATCCGCGAGCAGCATCACGATGCGGTCGACGCCCGGTGCCGATCCGCCATGCGGCGGCGCCCCGAATTTGAACGCGTTGATCATGCCGCTGAAGTTCGCATCGACATCGGCTTGGCTATAACCCGCGATTTCGAACGCCTTGTACATGATGTCCGGCCGATGGTTGCGGATCGCGCCCGACGACAGTTCGACGCCGTTGCAGACGATGTCATATTGATAGGCAAGGATATCGAGCGGGTCCTTGGTCGCCAGCGCGTCCATCTCGCCCTGCGGCATAGAGAAGGGATTGTGGCTGAAGTCGATCTTGCCGGTTTCCTCGTCGGCCTCGAACATCGGGAAGTCGACGATCCAGCAGAATTCGAAGCGGCTCTTGTCGATGAGGTCAAGCTGGTCGGCGACGCGCGTGCGTGCAAGGCCGGCGAGCTTCGCGGCCTTCGCCTCGGCGCCCGCAGCAAAGAAGATGCCGTCGTTCGGGCCCAGCCCCATCGCGTCGGCGATCGCCTTCATGCCGTCCTGGCCATGGTTGTTGGCGATCGGACCGCCGAACACGCCATCCTTCTGCGTCGCATAGCCGAGGCCGGGAAAACCTTCCGACTGCGCCCAGCTGTTCATCTCGTCGAAGAATTTGCGGCTCTTCTCGTGCGTTTCGGGGGCGGCGACGGCACGGACAACCTGGCCTTCCTCGACCATCGATGCAAAGCGGCCGAAGCCCGATCCCTTGAAGAAATCGCCGACATCATGGACGAGCAGCGGGTTGCGCAGGTCGGGCTTGTCGCTGCCATATTTCAGCATCGATTCGCGGTACGGGATGCGCTTGAACGGCAACGGCGACACGCTGCGGCCCTTGCCGTCGAAATCGGCGAATTCCTCGAACACGCCGTGCAGGACGGGCTCGATCGCGTTGAAAACATCGTCCTGCGTGACGAAGCTCATCTCGAAATCGAGCTGGTAGAATTCGCCGGGCGAACGGTCGGCGCGCGCATCCTCGTCGCGGAAGCAGGGCGCAATCTGGAAATAGCGGTCGAAGCCCGCGACCATCAGCAGCTGCTTGAACATCTGCGGCGCCTGCGGCAGCGCGTAGAATTTGCCGGGATGGACGCGGCTGGGCACCAGATAGTCGCGCGCACCTTCGGGGCTGCTCGCGGTCAGGATCGGCGTCTGGAATTCAGTGAACCCCTGATCGATCATCCGGCGGCGCAGCGACGAGATCACGTTCGAGCGCAGCACGATATTCTTGTGCAGCCGCTCGCGGCGCAGATCGAGGAAACGGTTGGTGAGGCGGATTTCCTCGGGATATTCGGTATCGCCGAACACCGGCAGCGGCAGGCGATCGGCGGCCGACTGCACCGTCACCGCGCTCGGATAGATTTCGATCTCGCCGGTCGCCAGCTTCGGGTTGAGCGTCTCGGGCGAGCGCGCGGCGACCTTGCCCGTGAAGGTCAGAACGGACTCGGGGCCCAGTGCGTTGACGGTGGGATAGAGGTCCGAACCGGTTTCCACCACGATCTGGGTAATCCCATAATGGTCGCGAAGATCGACGAAGAGCACATTCGCATGCTCGCGCGTGCGATGCACCCAGCCCGAAAGACGGACTTCCTCACCGACGTTGGCGGCGCGAAGATCTGCGCATGTGTGGGTGCGATAGGCGTGCATTATGTTCGTCTTTCAAATGTCCGGAGAGGCGCGCAGGAAAACGCGCCGATATGGCCGCGCCTAAGGCAATGCGGCGCGCCATTTGTCAAGGGTGGAGGGCGTAAATCAACGGGTCAGGCCGAGGTTGTCGAGCACCTCGCTGCCGAACAGCGCGCGATGCGCCGGATCGGGAAGCAGCCGGCCCTGCGCCGCCCGCCAGCGTCGGAAATCCTCGCCATAGTCGGCGGCGACGCGCGCGGCGTCGAGGTGGCAATTTTTGGCCCAGTGGCGGGTGAAGCCGATGCCCTCGGCATCGAGGCATTCGACAACGCGGGCATAGGCGTCGGCGGTGCGCCGGCTGCGCGGCCCGTCGAAATCGATCACAGCATTATGCGTGAAGCGCGCGGGGGCGAGCAGACCCTGCGCGCGCTCCATGAAGCGCACCGTGACCACGGTGGAGCCGCCATGTTTGGCGTAAACGGCGCAGATGCGCTCGAACGCGCGCGCGAGGTCGGCGCGGTCGATGGTGACCGAAGCGTTGAACAGGCCGGCGAGCGGCCGGTGCGTGTCGAGCCCCTCGCCCCAGCTGCCATAGACCGGCGGGTCATCGACGTCGGGCCCGCTGGCATAGCCCTGCTTCATCGCGAACTGGAGAAGCGGCCCCCGCGCCCACGGATAATCATTGAGCAACCGGCCGAGCAGGCTGAGCGCGTCATAACCCGCGCCGAGCTGGCCCGGCGTGGCGCGGGGATAATCGTCGCGCCAAGGTTCGCGATACAGGAAGCGCAGCATCGCCGGCCGTTTGAACGGCTTGTACGGATTGACGATCATCTGGACGAAATCGGGGTCTCGATCGAGCGCGTATGCGGCCGAGAAGCGCCGGAAATCGCCGGCGGCGAGCCAGTCGAGCGCGGCGCGATCGACCTTGCGGAGATTCTGGATCGGGCGGACGAGGAATTTCGGCACGCTGTCGACCACGAGCGCAGTAACGATGCCGACCGACCCAACGGGAAGCTGCGCCGCTGCAAAAACCTCATCGTCGCGTAGCGCCACTGAGCCCGTCGCGGCAATGAAGGCGTCGCTCATCACACCCGCGGCCGGCTCTATCCAGTGAATGCCGGCGGGCGTGACGATCTGCACCGCGCGGATATGGTCCTGGATACCGCCGCGCGCGATCATCGAGCCATGGGTGCCGGTTGCCGCGGCCCCCGCGAACGTCTGCCCGTTGCCCGCGCCGCTGGTCCACAGCGAACGGCCCTGTTCCTCGAACTTGTCCGAAATCTCGTCAACCAGCGCGCCCGCCTCGACGAGCATCAACGCGCCCGCATCGACACCGGGGCGGACGTCGCCCGCGCCGATCCGGAAGCAACGGTTGAAGCGGCGCGTGTGGAGCAGCCAGCTTTGCGAGCTGATATTGACGTTCGACGGCGACCAGCCCGCGCCGAGCGGGCGGACGCGGCGCTTGGCCAATTTAGCCTGCGCAAGCCAGTCCTGCACCGATTCTGCGGCAATCGCGATCTCGTCGCGCCCGCGCTCGGCGTCGCCGCTGCGCAAGGCGAACCGGGTCGCTCCTTCGCAGGTGCCTGTGCCGTGATAATTGGTCCAACGGCCTTCGTCACCCAGTCTGACGATCGGCATCACGCGTCTCCCAGCGGTGGGATGCCGGCGTGCGCACGCCACGCGACCGTCACGGGGCGCAGGAAACCGAAGGTCACGATCGCGACCAGCATCTGGCGCCGCGTGGCGAACACCCGCACGTCGCAAAGACCATGATCGGATTCGGGGGTCACGAACGGCCGCGCGGCCTGGGCAGCGAACCCCCAGCCTTTCAGCGTCACGACCATCGATTCTTCGTCGAGCGGCCGCGGATTGGCTATCGACAGAAAGATATCCGCCTGCCCCGCGGCATATTGCCCCAAAAGCAACGCAAACCCGAGCGCGGCGAGCGCCCAACCCAGCCACATCATGCCCATATTCCCTTCGACTTTTTCCGCCGTTTTTTTGGCTGCCGGCATTCCGGCTCCGCGACCCGAAGAGCACGGACAATTTTTCCTGCCCGTTCGTCTCAACTAGCTGTATAGGCGCGCTATGCAAGTCCATCCGTTGATCGAAACCAACGCCGCGCTCGTCGAATTCTGCGCCCTCATTCGGGGCAGCGATTTCATCGCGGTCGATACCGAATTCATGCGTGAAAACACTTTCTGGCCAGAGCTTTGCCTGATCCAGGTGGCCGACCGCGACCATGCCGCGGCGATCGACCCGATGGCGCCAGGAATTGACTTGAAGCCCCTGCTCGACCTGCTCGTCGATAATGAAGACATGCTGAAGGTCTTCCATGCGGGCGGACAGGATGTCGAAATCATCTTCAACCTGACCGGCAAGACGCCGCATCCGATCTTCGACACGCAGATCGGCCAGATGGCGCTCGGTCAGGCCGAACAGGTCGGCTATTCGAACCTCGTCGAGGCATGGATCGGGCTGCAACTCG contains these protein-coding regions:
- a CDS encoding J domain-containing protein, with the protein product MSRAKRTDDWGFPRWRPYGSSTEAQKVRLCDRHGCTNPGNCPAPKSPNSPERWYFCETHAAEYNRGWDYFEGLSAEDAAARAADETRDAGAYAKAQHYAWGGSGDGTRSADEMRALEILDLEPDADFEATKKAWRNLAKETHPDVKPGDADAAKRFAAGQAAFEVLKQAEERKSWKPA
- a CDS encoding polyphosphate kinase 2 family protein is translated as MSISLSDYEAGAKYDGDYSDAIAALEDRLERLQAAHITRGQRSIIMFEGWDAAGKGGIIQRLTASLDPRYFEVWPISAPSDEEKARHFLWRFWKRLPGNREISIFDRSWYGRVLVERVEGFATEAEWRKGYDEINEFEAQLTGNRTNLVKLFIHVTQDEQDKRFADRLDNPWKRWKTGTEDYRNRAKRKDYLAAMDEMFAQTNTRWAPWKVIDGNNKKAARIAALTHIIETLEAAVPMTPPDLDPAVVKLASKAFGYKPKD
- a CDS encoding alpha/beta fold hydrolase, whose protein sequence is MSEPREHRLGTPEGDICWFEWGERGEGASLLLLHATGFHARLWDQVVAALPADTHIIAPDHRGHGRSFRPATLANWAATADVLLPLLDGLGGHPLVGCGHSMGAYILTRLASQRPAAFAHLVLIDPVIMDPAFYEEEAARPIPDPAEHPVARRRNGWSSVEEMRARFAERPPYANWDPRVLADYCTHGLVPAADGEGLELACPPALEASVYQNALRTNPHEWLHYLTVPSTVIRAPTGERGGPLDFSLSPTWTGLGMAIGAERDELWADQSHFIPMEAPARVAALLAEHL
- the aspS gene encoding aspartate--tRNA ligase, translating into MHAYRTHTCADLRAANVGEEVRLSGWVHRTREHANVLFVDLRDHYGITQIVVETGSDLYPTVNALGPESVLTFTGKVAARSPETLNPKLATGEIEIYPSAVTVQSAADRLPLPVFGDTEYPEEIRLTNRFLDLRRERLHKNIVLRSNVISSLRRRMIDQGFTEFQTPILTASSPEGARDYLVPSRVHPGKFYALPQAPQMFKQLLMVAGFDRYFQIAPCFRDEDARADRSPGEFYQLDFEMSFVTQDDVFNAIEPVLHGVFEEFADFDGKGRSVSPLPFKRIPYRESMLKYGSDKPDLRNPLLVHDVGDFFKGSGFGRFASMVEEGQVVRAVAAPETHEKSRKFFDEMNSWAQSEGFPGLGYATQKDGVFGGPIANNHGQDGMKAIADAMGLGPNDGIFFAAGAEAKAAKLAGLARTRVADQLDLIDKSRFEFCWIVDFPMFEADEETGKIDFSHNPFSMPQGEMDALATKDPLDILAYQYDIVCNGVELSSGAIRNHRPDIMYKAFEIAGYSQADVDANFSGMINAFKFGAPPHGGSAPGVDRIVMLLADEPNIREVIVFPMTQKAEDLMMNAPAPVSEKQLKELGIRIVDGPKS
- a CDS encoding FAD-binding protein, whose translation is MPIVRLGDEGRWTNYHGTGTCEGATRFALRSGDAERGRDEIAIAAESVQDWLAQAKLAKRRVRPLGAGWSPSNVNISSQSWLLHTRRFNRCFRIGAGDVRPGVDAGALMLVEAGALVDEISDKFEEQGRSLWTSGAGNGQTFAGAAATGTHGSMIARGGIQDHIRAVQIVTPAGIHWIEPAAGVMSDAFIAATGSVALRDDEVFAAAQLPVGSVGIVTALVVDSVPKFLVRPIQNLRKVDRAALDWLAAGDFRRFSAAYALDRDPDFVQMIVNPYKPFKRPAMLRFLYREPWRDDYPRATPGQLGAGYDALSLLGRLLNDYPWARGPLLQFAMKQGYASGPDVDDPPVYGSWGEGLDTHRPLAGLFNASVTIDRADLARAFERICAVYAKHGGSTVVTVRFMERAQGLLAPARFTHNAVIDFDGPRSRRTADAYARVVECLDAEGIGFTRHWAKNCHLDAARVAADYGEDFRRWRAAQGRLLPDPAHRALFGSEVLDNLGLTR